In Myxococcus stipitatus, the sequence GGCGAAGGAGCGCACGCCGCGATTAGTTGGATTGGGCGGGACTGCTGCTGACCTGCCTGGGTCGCTTGGGCCAGCATGTGCCCCGAGGGGCGGCACGGCCTCTGCTCCGGCCCGGCGCACAGCCCGCGCGTCACCCTCCAGCGGCCCTTCTTGGCCCCTCTGCACCAGCCCGCCGCCCTCAACTGGGCTCCTATCCGTCCTATACTTTCGGGCGGATTGCCGAGGACGAGCGTCCAGTAGCGCTTGTCGACCTGCTTCTCCTGGAACGCGCGCAGCATCCCCGCCGCGGCCGCATCCGTGCGCGCGAAGGCGAGGCAGCCGCTCGTCTCACGGTCCAGCCGGTGCACCACGCCGGGCTGCGCCAGTCCCTCCACGTCGAACGGAGGCCGCTGCGTGGCGAGCAATCCCACCACGGACGGCATGCGTCCCTCCGGCTCCACGACCAGCCCCGCAGGCTTGTCCACGATGACGAGGGCCGCGTCGTCATGGAGCACCGGCAGCGTGGGCCCCTGGATGGAAGCAGCGGGCGCGGCGCGAGGCTCCGGCCGCTCGATTTCGATTTCCTCTCCGCCCCACAGCTTGCGCGTGGGCTGGCACTTCTTGCCCCGGATGCGCACCGCGCCCGAGTCGATGAGCGCCCGCACTTGCTCCGGCGTGAAGCCCGGCACGTGCTTCGTGAGGAAACGGTCGAGCCGCTCGCCGGCGGCCTCGCGGGGGACCTGGACCTTCTGCTGCGCCATGTCCCTCCGTCTCCCAATGTGCGCGGCGAGTCAATGTCGGCGCGCCTTCTCCATCTCCAGGCGTCCAACGAGGCACGGTGCAGGGCGCATGAAGCCCCCCTTCGTCTTCGCTACCACCGCCATGCTCTTGGCATTGCTGGCCGTCCAGCCAGGCGAACGAGGTCCGGTGCGAGGCGCATGAAGTACCCCTTCGTCTTCACCACCGCCGCCGTGCTCTTGGCGTTCCTGGCCATCCAGCTCGGAGGCGGGTGGTGGTTCCTGCTCTGGCCCGCGATGAGCTTCGCGGACGTTGCGCTTGCCTACGCGGGTGTGGGGCCTCGTATGTACGGGAAGCAACCGGATGGACGGATGCATCCGGTGGCGGTGCTCGTGCTCCTGCCGTGGTTGCTCCTGACGTGGGGCACCTGGAACCTCGCGCGAAAGCTCTCGCGCGAGCCGCCCCACGCGGAGGTGGTGCCGGGCTTCTTCGTCGGACGCCGCCTCCTGTCCGGCGAATTGCCACCCGGCATCGCCACCGTGCTGGACCTGACCTCCGAATTCATTGAACCGCACGGAGTCCGCACAGCCTGCCGCTACGTGTCCCTGCCCGTGCTCGACGCCTCGACGCTGCCGGTGGACCGCGTGGTGCCTGTGCTCCGAGACTTGGCCACACTGCCAGGGCCCCTCTACATCCACTGCGCCCAGGGCCACGGACGCACGGGAATGATGGCCGCCGCGCTCCTCGTCGCCCGGGGTCAGGCCCATGATGCGCGTTCGGCACTGGCTCTCATTCAACGCGTGCGTCCGGGCGTCCGCCTCTCACCCGTCCAGGAACGCGCGCTCGAGGAACTGGCCACCGCGCTTCGGCCCGTTGCGAGCCCCTGACGCCTACTCGCTCCGCAGTGCCACCAACGGGTCCACCCGCGTGGCCCGCCGCGCGGGCAGCCACGTAGCCAAGAGCGTCACGCCCAGAACCAGCAGGGCGAGACAGACGAAGGTGAGCGGGTCCGTGGCGCTCACGCCGTAGAGCTGGCTCGCCATGCCGCGCGTGGCGGCCCAGGCCACCATGAGGCCCAGCCCCACCCCCGCCAACGCCATGCGCATGCCGCTGCCCAACACCAACCGCAGCACGTCCTGAGGCCGCGCGCCCAGCGCCATGCGAATGCCAATCTCCTGCGTCCGCTGCCGCGCCATGTACGCGATGACGCCGGACAGGCCCACGCCGGCCAGGAGCAGCGCCAGCGCCGCGAACAGCGCCACCAGCGTGGACAGGAAGCGGGGGCGCGCCATCGCGGAGGCCACGACCTCGTCCATCGTCCGCACCTGGGAGATGGGCAGGTTCGCGTCCAGGGCGGCCACCGCCTCGCGCACGCCGGACACCAGCCGCGCCGGTGCTCCCTCCGTGCGGGCGGTGAACTGGATGAAGTGGAAGGTCCCCTGGAGCGACGGGACGTAGACCTCGGGCCGCGTCTCCTCGAGCGCCCCGCCCTGCCGCACGTCCCCCACCACGCCGACGACGGTGCGCCACGGCGCGTCCGCGTCGGAACCCAGGCGGATGCGCTGCCCCAGCGGCTCCTGGCCCGGCCAGTACTGACGCGCGGTGGACTCGTTGATGAGGACGACGGGCTGCGTGTCCGCGCGGTCCGCGGACGAGACGTCGCGCCCGCGCTTCAGCGGGATGGACAGGGTGCGGAAGTAGCCGGGCGTGACGACCTGGAAGCCCACCGAGCGCTCCTCGCCGAGCGCGGGGCGTGGCTGCCCCTCGATGTCCATGACGCGCCAGATGTTGTTGCCGGTGAAGGGCAGGTCCGACACCGCGCCCACACTCTTCACGCCGGGCAGCGCCTCCACCTTCTCCTGAAGCCTCATGAAGAGGGCCGCCTGCCGGGCCTCGTCCGGGTACTCGGCGGCGGGCAGCGACACGCGCCAGGTCATCACGCCCTCGGAGCGGAAGCCCAGGTCCACCGACTGCATGCTCCAGAGGCTGCGCAACAACAGGCCGGCGCTGATGAGCAGCACCACCGCCAGCGCCACCTCGCCCACCACCAGCGCGCTCCGCGAGCGCTGGCCCGCGCCGGAGAACCGGCCGCCCCCGCCCTGCCGGAGCACGCCGTTGAGGTCCGGCCTCGAAGCCTGGAGCGCGGGGACGAGCCCGAACAGGCCCCCCGTGGCCAGCGACGTGAGCAGCGTGAAGGCCAGCACCCGTCCATCCAGCCCCACCGCGCCGAGCTGGGGCAGCTCCGGCGGCACGAGCGCGAGCAGCGCATCCATGCCCCACAGCGCCAGCAGCAGGCCGAGCGCTCCCGCCGCCAGCGCGAGCAGCACGCTCTCCGTGAGGAGCTGCCGCACGAGCTGGCTTCGGCGTGCGCCCAGCGCCAGCCGCACCGTCAGCTCCTGCCGCCGCGCGGACGCCCGCGCCAGGAAGAGATTGGCGACATTCGCGCACGCAATCACCAGCACCAGCCCCACTGCCGCCAACAGCACCCACAGCGCCGCGCGCACGTTGCCCACGAGCTGCTCACGCAGCGGCACCAGGCCGATGCCCGACTTCGTGTTCGACTCCGGGTACTCCTGCTCGAGCCGGGTGGCGATGGTGCCCATCTCCCGCGCCGCGCCCTCCAGCGTCACCCCGGGCTTCAGCCGCCCCACCACCCGCAGATAGTTGCCCTGCCGCCACGCGCTCGTGTCCTGTGTGAGGTCCGGCCCGAGCTGGGGGATGTCCCGGTGGACGGCGGGCACGAAGAGCTGCGGAGGCTCGGCGGCCGAGGCATGCGTGGGGACGATGGTCGGCCACTCGAAGTGCTCCGGCATGACGCCCACGACTTCGTAGCTCGTGTCGTTGAGGCGCAGCATGCGGCCGAGGATGTGCGGGTCTCCGCCGAAGCGGCGCTTCCACAGGCGGTGGCCGAGCACCACCGTGTTCGGGGCGCCCGCGCCCTGCGCCGCCGGGTGGAAGGTGGTCCCCAGCGCCGCTGGCGTGCCGAGCACCTGGAAGAAGTTGGTGGACACGCTGGCGCCACGGACGACCTCGGGGTCGCCGTCGCCCGCGAGGTTGAAGGGCACATTCGAGAAGGCCGCCAGTCCCTCGAAGGACTCGCTCTGCGCGCGCCAGTCGAGGAAGTTCGCGGGCGACACCGTCTGCCGGGACTGGTTCGGGCTCAGGCCCCACACCATCATCAGCCGGTCCGGCTGCGCATAGGGCAGCGGCGAGAAGAGCACCGCGTCCGCGACGCTGAAGATGGCCGTGTTGGCGGCGATGCCCAGCGCCAGGGTGAAGAGCGCCACGGCGGTGAAGCCGGGATGCTTGGCGAGCATCCTCAGCGCGAGGCGAAGCTCCTGGACGAAATCCCGCATGAACGCTCCGGAGGTGGGGGCGGGACTGGAATAGCAATGACCGAGCCACCTCTTTCAACACGCCAACCCCTCGGGAATCCACGGGAGGGCTCCGGCCCCATGTCCACCCCTGGGAAGCGGCTTCCCAATCCCGGACACGCGGAGGCTCGGGCCTTGCAGTCGGGACATGAACGCCCTCAGCCGCCTCGCCGCCCTGCTCGTCTGCCTGTCCCTGCCCGCCCTCGCCGACCCGTGGGAGACGCTCGCACCCGGGTTGGAGCTGGCGGAGTTCGATGCACACCTGAAGTCCACCGTGGGCGACTCGCGCGTCACCATGGTGCGCGTGGACGTGGCGCGCCGGCCGGTGCGGCTGTTGAGCGCGCGGGTGGAGGGCCACGCGCCGGAGCCGACGGCGGAGCGGTGGGCGGCGCTGCACGGGCTCATCGCAGTCACCCATGCGGGCATGTTCCATCCGGGCGGCGGGCCCGTGGGCCTGGCAAGGACGGAGGGGCGCGAGCTCAATGCCTCGCGCCGCAAGGACTACCGCACGTTCCTGGTGCTGAATCCCCGGGAGAAGGGCCTGCCGCCGGTGCAGCTCCTCGACGCGGGGTGTGACGACGTGGAGTCGCTGCTGCCTCGCTACGGCACGGTGCTCCAGTCGCTGCGCATGATGGACTGCACGGGGCGCAACACGTGGAAGTCCCAGCCGCGCGAGTGGAGCACCGCGGCGCTCGGCATCGATGGCCAGGGCCGGCTGCTGATGATGCATGCGCGCTCGCCGTACCGCACGCATGACTTCATCGAGGTGGTCCGCCGGCTGCCCCTGGGCCTGAAGCGGATGATGTACCTGGAGGGCGGACCCGAAGCCTCGCTGCACGTCGCCGCGCCGGGACGCACCGTGCGCAGGGTGGGCAGCTACGAGACGGGCTTCAACGAGAACGACGACAACACCCGCTACTGGGCCCTGCCCAACGTGCTCGGCGTGATGGCTCCCTCAAGCGGGGGCGGAGCCGGGGCTGGAGGAGGAGAGCCCGGCCCTGGCTGCGACAGGGGAGTCGGCGAAGGAGCGCACGCCGCGATTGGATTGGGCGGGACTGCTGCGCCGGACGTTCGCGCTGGATGTCTTCGCCTCCTCTCGGTGTGGAGGCCGCAGGAGGGGGCTGGCATACCTGACGGCCCCCGGTGGGGGGCGCGCCATTCTGGAGCACCTGGTATTGCCCTCGCGGCCTGCGAAGCTGGCCCCGGCACAGGGTCCACCCCAGAGCGCGTGGTGTTGAGCCCCAAGCACCCGCTGTGACCTGGAAGCCCACGCCCCTGCGGCCTGCCGCCTGGCTGGGCCGCTTGGGCCGGCATGTGCCCCGAGGGGCGGCACGGCCTCTGCTCCGGCCCGGCGCACAGCCCCCAGGGCACCCGGCCGCAGCTATCCTCGGCCCCTCTTCACCAGCCCGCCGCCCTCAACTGGGCTCCTATCCGTCCTATACTTCGAGCAGGGGCTTGGGCGAATGGTGGCTTAGTGGCGAAGCGCCGGGCCCTCGCCGGGGCGGATGTTCTGATTCACGCGGAAAAGATTGTCCGGATCGTACTGCTGCTTGACCGCCACCAGCCGCGCGTAGTTGTCGCGGTACGTGGCCTGTACGCGCTCCTGGCCCTCGTCCATCATGAAGTTCACGTAGGCGCCGCCCGCCGAGTAGGGATGCAGGGCGTCCCAGTAGTCCTTGGTCCACTTGGTGATGGCCGCTGCCTTGTCGGGTGAAGGGTCCACGCCGACGATGACTTCGGACCAGCGCGCGTCCCGGAAGCTGAACGCGGTGTCGCCCGGGGCCACCCGGTGGACCGCTCCGTCAATGGGATAGAGGTGCATGGTGGACTGCATCGTCGGCAGGCGCTGGGCGAACGACACGTGCCGCCGGATGGCCTCGTCGCTCAGCTCCCGCACGAAGTCCGCGCGCCAGTACCACTGGTGGCCCGGCGGGTAGAGCGCGTCGAAGACGCTCTGCAGCGCGGGGAAGGGCATGGCCTGCACGCCGTCCAGCGCGGGGGCCATGGCGCGCACGGGCGCGAAGAGCGCGTCGGCCTGCTCGGGGGCCCCGGTGTAGCACCACACCACCGCGCACATCTTCTGCAGGTGCAGGTGTGGAGGGAACGGTGGCGCGGGCGGTACGGTCAGGAAGGCGAAGAAACCGTTGAGCGTCTCGGGCGCGGCGGGGATGAACTCGCGGTACCACTGCATCACCTCCGCCGCGCGCTCCAGGGGCCAGAGCGTGGGGCCACCCAGGACGGTGTCCACCGGGTGGGCCTGGAAGAGGAAGGAGGTGACGACGCCGAAGTTGCCGCCGCCGCCGCGCACCGCCCAGAACAGGTCCGGATGTTGTTCCGCGCTCGCGGTGACGAAACGCCCGTCCGCCAGCACCATGTCCACGGCGAGCAGGCTGTCGATGGTGAGGCCGAAGCGGCGGGTGAGGTGCCCAATGCCGCCACCCAGCGTCAGCCCTCCCACGCCCGTGGTGGAGATGAAGCCCGAAGGAACGGCGAGCCCGAAGGCGTGCGTGGCGTGGTCCACCTCGCCCCAGACACTGCCTCCCGCGACGCGCACCGTGCCGGACGCGGGGTCGACCCGGACGCCGCGCATGAGCGACAGGTCGGCGACCAGGCCGCCGTCACAGGTGCCCAGCCCTCCGCCGTTGTGGCCGCCGCCCCGGACCGCGAGGAGGAGGCCCTGCTCTCGTGCGAAGGCCACCGCCGAGAAGACATCCGCCACGTCGGCGCATCGGGCAATCAGCGCCGGGCGCTTGTGAATCATGGCGTTGTAGACGCGGCAGTGCTCCTCGTAGTCCGCGTCATCGGGGCGCACGAGCCGGCCGCGCAGCCGGGCCCGAAGCTGCTCGACCCGGTCCGGGAGCAGCCCGGGTGGTTGTCCTCCGCCTGTTCGTGAAGGCTCACGCTGTGGATCCAGGGGCATGGCTTTCTCCTCCGTGGGGCCACGCATGGAAGGGCCCCTACAGCCAAGCTAGGGACGTCCAGCGGGCGCGGAGGAACGTCCACGGCAGGAGGCCGGGAGGGGGCGCCCAGGCACGTGGTGACGGATGGGCGAGGACGGGGCGCCTGTCAGGCCCGTTGATGGAGCGGGGGACCGAAGCTTCGTCTGCCAATGGCCGGGCCGGCAGAACAGCAGTCACGCCTCCAGGGTGGGGCGCATCCGCTCACACCGTGGGCACCGTGCCGCCATCGATGACGTACTCCGTGCCGGCCTGCCTGGCGAGGCGCTCGGCCAGTGTTGATCCTTCCGGGTCATCAGCTCGTTGAACGCGGCCCAGAGGCAGTAGAGCCCACCGAAGGAGCCGCTGGCATAGGGCAGCTCCCGCATGTCTCCCACGTCGAAGGCCACCCTGGCGCGCTGCGCTCTCGCGTAGGCCCTGGCTGCGCCTATCAAGTCCGGTGAGATGTCGATTCCGGTGACCCGGTACCCGCGACCCGCCAGGGGCACGGCGATACGGCCGTAGCCACACCCCACGTCCAGCGAGACTCCGGGGGGAAGGAGTGCGGCCTCTCCACCCTAGAGCGCGTGAAAATCGGAAAACCAGTAATGCGCAGTGGCCGTCCCGCTCCGCGCCATGCGCCGCGCGGAGGGGATTGTGTCCCGTCCGGCTCCCGGGAGATGAAGCCAGGATGCGCGTGCATTCGGGGTGGTGGGTCCTGGTCCTGCTCACGGTTTCCTGCGCGGGGCGGCGTCCCGGGCCGGAGTCAGCGGCGTTCCCTCAAGCGGGGGCGGAGCCGGGGCTGGAGGAGGAGAGCCCGGCCCTGGCTGCGACAGGGGAGTCGGCGAAGGAGCGCACGCCGCGATTGGATTGGGCCGGACTGCTGCGCCGGACGTTCGCGCTGGATGTCTTCGCCTGCTCTCGGTGTGGAGGCCGCAGCATGTGCCCCGAGGGGCGGCACGGCCTCTGCTGCGGCCCGGTGCACAACCCCCAGGGCACCCGGCCGCAGCTATCCTCGGCCCCTCTTCACCAGCCCGCCGCCCTCAACTGGGCTCCTATCCGTCCTGTACTTCAGCCCGGGCAGCAACAGGAGCAAGCTCAGGACGTCGCGGGCGTGTCACCCACCACGGACGACTCCTGCGCGGCCTTGCGGCGGCTGAACAGCCGCTGCACGACGACGAAGAAGAGCGGCACGAAGAAGATGCCCAACACCGTGCCCACCAGCATGCCGCCGAGCACGCCCGTGCCGATGGCCCGCTGCGCACCGGCGCCCGCCCCCGTCGCGATGGCCAGCGGCACCACGCCGAAACCGAAGGCCAGCGACGTCATCAGGATGGGCCGCAGTCGAGCGCGCACCGCGAGCAGCGTGGCCTCGATGAGCTCCATGCCCTTCTCCACGTTCTCCTTCGCGAACTCGACGATGAGGATGGCGTTCTTGCTCGACAAGCCCACCGTGGTCAGCATGGCCACCTGGAAGTAGACGTCGCGGTCCATGCCTCGCAAGAAGCTCCCCAGCACCGTGCCGAGGATGCCCAGCGGCGCCACCAGCAGCACCGCCGTGGGGATGGTCCAGCTCTCGTACATCGCCGCCAGGCACAGGAACACCAGCAGCAGCGACAGCGTGTACAAGAGCGGCGTCTGCGAGCCGGCCTGCCGCTCCTGGTACGACTGTCCCGTCCACTCGAGGCTGAAGCCCGCCGGAAGCTGTGACACCAGCCGCTCCACCTCGGCCATGGCATCACCGGAGCTCACCCCGGGCGCCGCCTCACCGGTCAGCTCCATGGCGGACACACCATTGAAGCGCTCCAGTCGCGGAGAGCCCGAGCCCCAGCGCACGCTCGCGAACGCGGGGAACGGCACCATCTCCCCCTTCGCGTTGCGCACGGACCAGCGGTTGAAGTCCTCGGGCACCATGCGGAACGGCGCGTCCGCCTGGATGAACACCCGCTTCACGCGGCCCCGGTCGATGAAGTCGTCGATGTACTGACCACCCCACGCCGCCGTCAGCGTGTTGTTGATGTCCGCCGTCGCCAGGCCCAGCGCCGTCGCCTTCGCCACGTCCACGTCCACGCGGAACTGCGGCGTGTCCTCCTGGCCGTTGGGGCGCACGTAGGCAATCAGCGGGCTCTGCATCGCCGCGCCCATGAACTGGTTGCGCGCCGCCGTCAGCGCCTCGTGCCCGTGCCCCACGTTGTCCTTGAGGAAGAACGTGAAGCCCGCCGAGTTGCCCAGCTCCGCCACCGCGGGCGGAGGGAAGGCGAACGCGAGCGCGTCCTGAATCTGCCCCAGCGCGCCCATGGCCCGGCCGGCCACCGCGTTGACGCCCAGCTCCGGCGACTTGCGCTCCTCCCAATCCTTCAGGTTGATGAACGCGATGCCGGCGTTCTGCCCGCTGCCGCCGAAGCTGAAGCCCTGCACGCTGAAGAGCGCCTTGACGGTGTCCTTCTCGCCCTCGAGGAAGTGGTTCTCCACCTGCTCGATGACCTTCATCGTGCGCTCCTGCGTGGCGCCCACCGGCGTCTGCACCAGGGAGAAGAGGAAGCCCTGGTCCTCGGACGGGAGGAACGACGTGGGGAGCCTGAGGAACAGCACCACCATCACCGCCACCATGGCCACGAAGGCGACCATGAAGCTCCACGCCCGGCCCAGGATGGCCTTCACCATCCCCTGGTAGCGCGCGTTGCTCCAATCGAACGCGCGGTTGAAGGCGCCGAAGAAGCCCTTGTGGGCCACGTGGTGCCCCTTGGGAACGGGCTTGAGCAGCGTGGCGCACAGCGCGGGCGTGAGCACCAGCGCCACCAGCACCGACAGCGCCATGGACGTCACGATGGTCACCGAGAACTGCCGGTAGATGACGCCCGTGGAGCCCGCCAGGAACGCCATGGGGATGAACACCGCGGAGAGCACCACGCCGATGCCCACCAGCGCGCTGGTGATCTGCGACATCGACTTGCGCGTGGCCTCCTTGGGGGACAGCCCCTCCTCGCTCATCACGCGCTCGACGTTCTCCACCACGACGATGGCGTCGTCCACGAGCAGACCGATGGCCAGCACCATGGCGAACATGGTGAGCATGTTCGCCGAGTACCCCAGCGCCGTGAGCACGCCGATGGTCCCCAGGAGCACCACCGGCACCGCGATGGTGGGGATGAGCGTGGCGCGGAAGTTCTGGAGGAACAGGTACATCACCAGGAACACCAGGACGATGGCCTCCAGCAGCGTGGAGACGACGCCCTTGATGGCCACCCGGACGAAGGGCGTGGTGTCGAACGGCACCACCGCCTTGAGCCCCTTGGGCAGCGTGGGCTCCAACTCCTTCAGGGCCGCGGCCACGCCGCGCGCGGTGTCCAGGGCGTTGGCGCCCGTGGCCAGCGACACGGCGATGCCCGTGGCGGGCTTGCCGTTGTAGCGGCTGATGACGCTGTAGTCCTCGGAGCCCAGCTCCACCCGGGCCACGTCCCCCAGCCGCAGCACGGAGCCGTCCGGGTTGCCGCGCAGGACGATGTTCCGGAACTGCTCCGGCGTCTGGAGGCGGTCCTGCGCCGTCACCGTCGCGTTGAGCTGCTGGCCCGCCACCGCGGGCGTGCCGCCCAGCTGCCCCACCACCACCTGCTGGTTCTGCGCGCGGATGGCGCCGATGACGTCCGTGGGCGTCAGCGCGTACGTGTCCAGCTTGTTGGGGTCCAGCCAGATGCGCATGGCGTACTTCGTGCCGAACACCTGCGTGCTGCCCACGCCCGGCACGCGGGAGATGGGGTCCACCATGTTCGTGGCGACGAAGTCCTGGATGTCGTCGCCGCCCATGCTGCCGTCCTCGGAGACGAAGCCGATGACCTGCAGGAAGCCGGACGCCGCCTTGGTGACGGCGATGCCCTGCTGCTGCACGGCCTGCGGGAGCAGCGGCGTGGCCAGTTGCAGCTTGTTCTGCACCTGCACCTGCGCGATGTCCGGGTCCGTGCCGTTGGCGAACGTCAGGGTGATGGTGGCCGCGCCGTTCGACTCGCTGGTCGACGACATGTAGAGGAGGTTGTCGAGCCCCTTCATCGTCTGCTCGATGACCTGGGTGACGGAGTCCTCGATGGCCTTCGCCGAGGCGCCCGGGTACACGGCGGCGATGGTCACCGTGGGCGGCGCGATGACCGGGTACTGCGCGATGGGCAGCCGGGTGATGGAGAGCGCGCCCGCCATCATGATGATGATGGCGAGGACCCACGCGAAGATGGGTCGATCAATGAAGAATCTTGCCATGGCTGCGTTCCGTCACTCGTTGGAGGACGAGGGGACGAGGGGCGCGCCCTCGCCACCCTTCGTCTCCGTCGGCGGGGCTTCCGTCGCCTGGACGGGCATCCCCGGTTGAATCTTCTGGAGGCCGGAGACGATGACGCGGTCTCCCTCGGAGAGCCCGCTGTCCACCAGCCAGCGGTCCCCCACGGTGCGGCTCACCGTGACGGTGCGCGGCTCCACCTTGCCGTCCTTGCCCACCACGAGCGCGGAGGCGTTGCCCTTCGCGTCGCGCGCGATGCCCTGCTGCGGCACCAGGATGCCCTGCTGGCGCAGCCCGTTGCCCACGAGCGCGCGCACGTACATGCCGGGAAGGAGGATTTGATCGGGGTTGGGCACGGTGATGCGCAGCGCGAAGGTGCCCGTGCCCGGGTCCACCGTCACGTCGGAGAAGGTGAGCGTGCCCGGGTGCTCGTAGCGGGTGCCGTCCTCGAGCAGCAGCGTCACCGGCGTGCTGTCGGTGGGCTTGAGGGTGCCGGCGCTGAGCTCCTTGCGCAGGCGCAACAGCTCGCTGCTGGACTGGGTCAGGTCGACATAGAGCGGGTCGAGCTGCTGCACCACGGCGAGCGCGTCCGGCTGGTTGGCGGTAACGAGCGCGCCCTGGGTGACGGACGACTTGCCGATGCGGCCGGAGATGGGCGAGGTGATGCGGGCGTGGTTGAGCGTCACGCCCGCGCGCTGGACGGCGGCCTGCGCGGCCTTGACGTCCGCCTCCGCCTGA encodes:
- a CDS encoding tyrosine-protein phosphatase; the protein is MKYPFVFTTAAVLLAFLAIQLGGGWWFLLWPAMSFADVALAYAGVGPRMYGKQPDGRMHPVAVLVLLPWLLLTWGTWNLARKLSREPPHAEVVPGFFVGRRLLSGELPPGIATVLDLTSEFIEPHGVRTACRYVSLPVLDASTLPVDRVVPVLRDLATLPGPLYIHCAQGHGRTGMMAAALLVARGQAHDARSALALIQRVRPGVRLSPVQERALEELATALRPVASP
- a CDS encoding ABC transporter permease, which encodes MRDFVQELRLALRMLAKHPGFTAVALFTLALGIAANTAIFSVADAVLFSPLPYAQPDRLMMVWGLSPNQSRQTVSPANFLDWRAQSESFEGLAAFSNVPFNLAGDGDPEVVRGASVSTNFFQVLGTPAALGTTFHPAAQGAGAPNTVVLGHRLWKRRFGGDPHILGRMLRLNDTSYEVVGVMPEHFEWPTIVPTHASAAEPPQLFVPAVHRDIPQLGPDLTQDTSAWRQGNYLRVVGRLKPGVTLEGAAREMGTIATRLEQEYPESNTKSGIGLVPLREQLVGNVRAALWVLLAAVGLVLVIACANVANLFLARASARRQELTVRLALGARRSQLVRQLLTESVLLALAAGALGLLLALWGMDALLALVPPELPQLGAVGLDGRVLAFTLLTSLATGGLFGLVPALQASRPDLNGVLRQGGGGRFSGAGQRSRSALVVGEVALAVVLLISAGLLLRSLWSMQSVDLGFRSEGVMTWRVSLPAAEYPDEARQAALFMRLQEKVEALPGVKSVGAVSDLPFTGNNIWRVMDIEGQPRPALGEERSVGFQVVTPGYFRTLSIPLKRGRDVSSADRADTQPVVLINESTARQYWPGQEPLGQRIRLGSDADAPWRTVVGVVGDVRQGGALEETRPEVYVPSLQGTFHFIQFTARTEGAPARLVSGVREAVAALDANLPISQVRTMDEVVASAMARPRFLSTLVALFAALALLLAGVGLSGVIAYMARQRTQEIGIRMALGARPQDVLRLVLGSGMRMALAGVGLGLMVAWAATRGMASQLYGVSATDPLTFVCLALLVLGVTLLATWLPARRATRVDPLVALRSE
- a CDS encoding efflux RND transporter permease subunit, translating into MARFFIDRPIFAWVLAIIIMMAGALSITRLPIAQYPVIAPPTVTIAAVYPGASAKAIEDSVTQVIEQTMKGLDNLLYMSSTSESNGAATITLTFANGTDPDIAQVQVQNKLQLATPLLPQAVQQQGIAVTKAASGFLQVIGFVSEDGSMGGDDIQDFVATNMVDPISRVPGVGSTQVFGTKYAMRIWLDPNKLDTYALTPTDVIGAIRAQNQQVVVGQLGGTPAVAGQQLNATVTAQDRLQTPEQFRNIVLRGNPDGSVLRLGDVARVELGSEDYSVISRYNGKPATGIAVSLATGANALDTARGVAAALKELEPTLPKGLKAVVPFDTTPFVRVAIKGVVSTLLEAIVLVFLVMYLFLQNFRATLIPTIAVPVVLLGTIGVLTALGYSANMLTMFAMVLAIGLLVDDAIVVVENVERVMSEEGLSPKEATRKSMSQITSALVGIGVVLSAVFIPMAFLAGSTGVIYRQFSVTIVTSMALSVLVALVLTPALCATLLKPVPKGHHVAHKGFFGAFNRAFDWSNARYQGMVKAILGRAWSFMVAFVAMVAVMVVLFLRLPTSFLPSEDQGFLFSLVQTPVGATQERTMKVIEQVENHFLEGEKDTVKALFSVQGFSFGGSGQNAGIAFINLKDWEERKSPELGVNAVAGRAMGALGQIQDALAFAFPPPAVAELGNSAGFTFFLKDNVGHGHEALTAARNQFMGAAMQSPLIAYVRPNGQEDTPQFRVDVDVAKATALGLATADINNTLTAAWGGQYIDDFIDRGRVKRVFIQADAPFRMVPEDFNRWSVRNAKGEMVPFPAFASVRWGSGSPRLERFNGVSAMELTGEAAPGVSSGDAMAEVERLVSQLPAGFSLEWTGQSYQERQAGSQTPLLYTLSLLLVFLCLAAMYESWTIPTAVLLVAPLGILGTVLGSFLRGMDRDVYFQVAMLTTVGLSSKNAILIVEFAKENVEKGMELIEATLLAVRARLRPILMTSLAFGFGVVPLAIATGAGAGAQRAIGTGVLGGMLVGTVLGIFFVPLFFVVVQRLFSRRKAAQESSVVGDTPATS
- a CDS encoding phosphodiester glycosidase family protein — protein: MNALSRLAALLVCLSLPALADPWETLAPGLELAEFDAHLKSTVGDSRVTMVRVDVARRPVRLLSARVEGHAPEPTAERWAALHGLIAVTHAGMFHPGGGPVGLARTEGRELNASRRKDYRTFLVLNPREKGLPPVQLLDAGCDDVESLLPRYGTVLQSLRMMDCTGRNTWKSQPREWSTAALGIDGQGRLLMMHARSPYRTHDFIEVVRRLPLGLKRMMYLEGGPEASLHVAAPGRTVRRVGSYETGFNENDDNTRYWALPNVLGVMAPSSGGGAGAGGGEPGPGCDRGVGEGAHAAIGLGGTAAPDVRAGCLRLLSVWRPQEGAGIPDGPRWGARHSGAPGIALAACEAGPGTGSTPERVVLSPKHPL
- a CDS encoding pseudouridine synthase, whose amino-acid sequence is MAQQKVQVPREAAGERLDRFLTKHVPGFTPEQVRALIDSGAVRIRGKKCQPTRKLWGGEEIEIERPEPRAAPAASIQGPTLPVLHDDAALVIVDKPAGLVVEPEGRMPSVVGLLATQRPPFDVEGLAQPGVVHRLDRETSGCLAFARTDAAAAGMLRAFQEKQVDKRYWTLVLGNPPESIGRIGAQLRAAGWCRGAKKGRWRVTRGLCAGPEQRPCRPSGHMLAQATQAGQQQSRPIQLIAACAPSPTPLSQPGPGSPPPAPAPPPLEGAFGDIGAPVPDELGLSKLPSLAERTVVVARRQRCCSKRMGLRRAESVGEPLPKKGSPISKVPNRGRRQQDTRRRYLEAEGDSDVPTPWRRSSQGQPCSRHGQSQRH
- a CDS encoding FAD-binding oxidoreductase yields the protein MPLDPQREPSRTGGGQPPGLLPDRVEQLRARLRGRLVRPDDADYEEHCRVYNAMIHKRPALIARCADVADVFSAVAFAREQGLLLAVRGGGHNGGGLGTCDGGLVADLSLMRGVRVDPASGTVRVAGGSVWGEVDHATHAFGLAVPSGFISTTGVGGLTLGGGIGHLTRRFGLTIDSLLAVDMVLADGRFVTASAEQHPDLFWAVRGGGGNFGVVTSFLFQAHPVDTVLGGPTLWPLERAAEVMQWYREFIPAAPETLNGFFAFLTVPPAPPFPPHLHLQKMCAVVWCYTGAPEQADALFAPVRAMAPALDGVQAMPFPALQSVFDALYPPGHQWYWRADFVRELSDEAIRRHVSFAQRLPTMQSTMHLYPIDGAVHRVAPGDTAFSFRDARWSEVIVGVDPSPDKAAAITKWTKDYWDALHPYSAGGAYVNFMMDEGQERVQATYRDNYARLVAVKQQYDPDNLFRVNQNIRPGEGPALRH